A single region of the Polyangiaceae bacterium genome encodes:
- a CDS encoding protein kinase, giving the protein MTDTPEPPTTGSRATEPLAEHDSGRDVTAPTLQGARTRGETRHTERVIRLGGVSFDQRYEPKDVLGRGGMGEVQLCLDRRVGREVAMKVVRVEAAHRDDLMMRFEREAKIQGRLEHPSVVPVHDLGLRPDGSVYFTMKRVRGMTLEAIIDGLRAKTPGIVEQFNTRRVLGALSDLCLGVAFAHSRGVIHRDLKPSNVILGEFGEVHLLDWGIAKVLDADSDISAASVRALAPLPETPMPSTDSLETLVGQVPETRAGSAMGTPGYMSPEQMRGETVDARSDIYALGCLIFEALTFQPLHPRESMDTLRRCTLNGTSDPRPSARCPERRFTPELDEICSRATALRPDLRYASARELHDALERFLAGDRDDERRRAMARERIESARSTLERGSSDGELSGRVRALRELTAAISLDPDNPEALRLLARALTDAPDVLPAEAEAALDRQRSEQRRASARISALGLSIVLVLLPAFASLGVRDWGALAFLYCCVAAFAAFSYWLSRSGENGARHVLASAVLGSLVAASASVVTGPMVLVPTAACVVALAVIVNSRAGRRRRNWVLAVTALSMLVPLGLQLSGALPSSYAFDADGMRILPRAVELPEFRTLTMLALGNLACLLVPVFAVGRALDVLSGAERRLFAQAWQLQQLLPERSSLPPPSRSN; this is encoded by the coding sequence ATGACCGACACTCCGGAGCCGCCCACCACCGGTTCGCGAGCTACCGAACCTCTCGCCGAGCATGATTCCGGCAGGGATGTGACCGCACCAACCCTTCAAGGGGCGAGAACTCGTGGGGAGACCCGACACACCGAGCGCGTCATCCGACTCGGTGGCGTCAGCTTCGACCAGCGCTACGAGCCCAAGGACGTCCTGGGCCGCGGCGGCATGGGCGAAGTGCAATTGTGCCTCGATCGGCGCGTAGGCCGCGAAGTGGCGATGAAGGTCGTGCGCGTGGAGGCCGCGCACCGCGACGACCTGATGATGCGCTTCGAGCGTGAAGCGAAGATCCAAGGGCGACTGGAGCATCCGAGCGTGGTGCCCGTACACGACCTGGGGCTCCGCCCCGACGGCTCGGTCTACTTCACGATGAAGCGAGTCCGCGGGATGACCCTGGAGGCCATCATCGATGGTCTGCGTGCGAAGACCCCGGGCATCGTCGAACAGTTCAACACCCGCCGCGTGCTGGGTGCGCTCTCGGATTTGTGTCTGGGCGTGGCCTTCGCGCACAGTCGCGGGGTCATCCATCGAGATCTCAAGCCATCCAACGTGATCCTCGGGGAATTCGGGGAAGTTCATTTGCTGGATTGGGGCATCGCGAAGGTGCTCGACGCCGACTCGGACATCTCCGCAGCCAGCGTTCGCGCCTTGGCACCCCTGCCCGAGACGCCGATGCCGTCGACGGACTCCCTGGAGACGCTGGTGGGCCAAGTTCCCGAGACCCGTGCGGGATCCGCAATGGGAACGCCGGGTTACATGTCGCCCGAGCAGATGCGCGGCGAAACCGTGGACGCCCGCAGCGACATCTACGCCCTGGGCTGCCTCATTTTCGAAGCGCTGACGTTCCAGCCGCTGCATCCCCGCGAGAGCATGGACACGCTGCGCCGCTGCACCTTGAACGGCACCTCGGATCCGCGGCCGAGCGCTCGCTGTCCAGAGCGCCGCTTCACGCCGGAGCTCGACGAGATCTGCTCCCGCGCGACCGCGCTGCGCCCGGATCTGCGCTATGCGTCGGCCCGCGAGCTTCACGATGCGCTCGAGCGCTTTCTGGCGGGCGATCGCGACGACGAGCGCCGCCGCGCGATGGCGCGGGAGCGCATCGAGTCCGCACGGTCGACCTTGGAACGCGGCAGCAGCGATGGCGAACTCTCCGGACGAGTGCGCGCCCTGCGGGAGCTGACCGCGGCTATCTCCTTGGATCCCGACAACCCCGAAGCTCTGCGCCTCCTGGCGCGCGCGCTGACGGACGCCCCCGACGTCCTGCCCGCCGAGGCCGAAGCCGCGCTGGACCGGCAGCGTAGCGAGCAACGCCGCGCTTCGGCTCGGATCTCGGCCCTCGGCCTTTCGATCGTGCTCGTCCTGCTACCCGCCTTCGCGAGCCTCGGCGTACGAGATTGGGGGGCGCTCGCATTTCTCTACTGCTGCGTGGCCGCCTTCGCCGCCTTCTCCTATTGGCTCAGTCGGTCCGGCGAAAATGGCGCGCGCCACGTGCTGGCTTCCGCCGTGCTGGGCAGCCTCGTCGCCGCCAGTGCGTCCGTAGTCACTGGGCCGATGGTGCTCGTGCCGACGGCCGCGTGCGTGGTGGCCTTGGCCGTGATCGTGAACTCGCGGGCCGGGAGACGCCGACGCAACTGGGTCCTGGCCGTGACGGCGTTGTCGATGTTGGTGCCACTGGGACTGCAACTGAGCGGCGCGCTGCCCAGCTCCTACGCTTTCGACGCTGACGGCATGCGCATCCTGCCGCGCGCGGTCGAACTACCCGAGTTCCGAACCTTGACCATGCTCGCCCTCGGCAACCTGGCGTGTCTACTGGTGCCGGTGTTCGCCGTCGGTCGCGCGTTGGACGTGCTTTCCGGCGCGGAGCGCCGGCTGTTCGCCCAGGCGTGGCAGTTGCAGCAGCTTCTGCCGGAACGCAGCTCACTTCCTCCCCCGTCGAGATCCAACTAG
- a CDS encoding VCBS repeat-containing protein has product MRAWAWIAVGLMGALAVASCGGDSDSSEVAGGCGKCGAGQSCVGGVCVSGTGGGDSGTGGAISTGGSGNCPTERDCPGECCAAGEFCAQATRCAPEQPACTDNDDCWYDSYCDSGTCIPYEVPPSKVNDDSCKVKIEIGQIVPSVQCRWTGPPAGDPYPNHVHVMSTPVVVDFDLDQDNKTLAPSIVFTTFPTAGSYSNPGVLRVISGTDCSHQYTVPAAADATMSPASVAVGDLDGDGRAEIVAAAHGGGLIAFKYNPSTSAFERLWRSGTCAGGSGPPTSSDSTGGSDQWGGPSIHDLNDDGVAEIIYGSTVYSADGCLLGGGYPSYHKGVVPVLADVDEDTKPELILGDGVYEWSGSAWTKESYFAGAGLSHGQVAVADMGNFPLAAFGNQDRAEVVVISAGQARVQTIDGTVVFGPTAIPGGGSGGPPTIADFDGDGRREFASAGGAQYVVFDFDCLAGGSAAGCGGQAKTSGVLWTQPSQDNSSNVTGSSVFDFDANGSAEAVYADECFLRIYEGATGKVLYSAARSSGTTYENPVIVDVDGDYRTEIVSAVNDYAGTLGCPATDPLFPSAAFSTNHGIVVLRDEQDRWAASRPVWNQHAYAVTHVGDHGETPKSSAVALNWKQTGLNNFRQNVQGDLDALGEPDLTAGGDVGAVKCDGTLATIEARVCNRGTLPMVSGTEVSFFRDNENGSVLCTAPIPQALKVGECTIVSCQADLKGDTVDVFVKVDPQSLSKECHENNNAALYRGVACGAVPK; this is encoded by the coding sequence ATGAGAGCTTGGGCATGGATTGCAGTTGGGCTCATGGGGGCGCTGGCGGTTGCGTCGTGTGGTGGCGACTCGGATTCGTCGGAGGTCGCGGGCGGCTGTGGCAAGTGCGGCGCGGGGCAGAGTTGCGTCGGCGGCGTCTGCGTCAGCGGAACCGGGGGTGGCGACTCGGGCACCGGTGGCGCAATCAGTACCGGGGGAAGCGGCAATTGCCCGACGGAGCGGGATTGCCCCGGGGAATGCTGCGCGGCGGGCGAGTTCTGCGCCCAAGCCACGCGCTGCGCACCCGAGCAACCGGCCTGCACCGACAACGACGACTGTTGGTACGACAGCTACTGTGACTCGGGCACCTGCATTCCCTACGAGGTGCCGCCGAGCAAGGTCAACGACGACAGCTGCAAGGTGAAGATCGAGATCGGGCAGATCGTGCCGTCGGTGCAGTGTCGCTGGACGGGTCCGCCGGCGGGCGACCCTTATCCCAATCACGTGCATGTGATGAGCACGCCGGTGGTCGTGGACTTCGACCTCGACCAGGACAACAAGACGCTGGCACCGTCCATCGTGTTCACGACATTTCCCACCGCTGGTTCCTACAGCAATCCCGGTGTGCTGCGTGTGATCAGCGGCACGGACTGCAGCCATCAGTACACGGTTCCGGCGGCGGCCGACGCCACGATGTCGCCGGCGTCGGTTGCGGTGGGTGATCTGGATGGCGACGGCCGAGCGGAGATCGTCGCGGCGGCGCACGGAGGCGGGCTCATCGCTTTCAAGTACAACCCGAGCACGTCCGCCTTCGAGCGCCTTTGGCGCAGCGGGACGTGCGCTGGCGGGAGCGGACCGCCGACGTCGTCGGATTCTACGGGGGGATCCGATCAGTGGGGTGGTCCGAGCATCCACGATCTGAACGACGACGGCGTCGCCGAAATCATCTACGGCTCCACGGTGTATTCGGCCGACGGCTGCCTGCTGGGCGGTGGCTACCCCAGCTATCACAAGGGCGTGGTGCCGGTGCTTGCGGACGTCGACGAAGACACGAAACCGGAGCTGATCCTCGGCGACGGCGTCTACGAGTGGAGCGGTAGCGCGTGGACCAAAGAGAGCTACTTCGCCGGTGCGGGGCTGAGCCATGGGCAAGTGGCCGTGGCGGACATGGGCAACTTTCCGCTGGCGGCCTTCGGCAATCAAGATCGGGCCGAGGTCGTGGTAATCTCCGCGGGGCAAGCTCGCGTGCAGACCATCGACGGCACGGTGGTCTTCGGTCCCACCGCAATTCCCGGCGGCGGCAGCGGCGGACCACCCACGATCGCGGACTTCGACGGAGACGGGCGTCGCGAGTTCGCCAGCGCCGGTGGTGCGCAGTACGTCGTGTTCGACTTCGACTGCCTGGCGGGCGGCAGTGCGGCCGGCTGCGGAGGTCAGGCCAAGACGAGCGGAGTACTTTGGACCCAGCCTTCCCAGGACAACAGCAGCAACGTCACGGGCTCGAGCGTGTTCGACTTCGACGCGAACGGTTCCGCCGAGGCCGTGTACGCCGACGAGTGCTTCCTGCGTATCTACGAAGGAGCGACAGGCAAGGTGCTGTACTCCGCCGCGCGTTCGAGCGGGACGACCTATGAAAACCCTGTGATCGTGGACGTGGACGGCGATTATCGGACGGAAATCGTGTCAGCGGTGAACGACTACGCCGGCACGCTGGGTTGCCCCGCGACGGATCCGCTCTTCCCGAGCGCAGCCTTCTCCACGAATCACGGCATCGTCGTGCTGCGCGACGAGCAGGACCGCTGGGCGGCGTCACGTCCGGTGTGGAATCAGCATGCCTACGCCGTCACCCACGTCGGCGACCACGGTGAGACGCCGAAGAGCTCCGCGGTGGCGCTGAACTGGAAGCAAACGGGGCTCAACAACTTCCGCCAAAACGTGCAGGGCGACCTGGACGCCCTGGGCGAGCCGGATCTGACCGCGGGCGGCGACGTCGGCGCGGTCAAGTGCGACGGAACCCTGGCGACCATCGAGGCGCGGGTCTGCAACCGCGGCACGCTGCCGATGGTGAGTGGCACCGAGGTCAGCTTCTTCCGAGACAACGAAAACGGCAGCGTGCTTTGCACCGCGCCGATCCCCCAAGCGCTGAAGGTGGGCGAGTGCACCATCGTCAGCTGCCAGGCCGACTTGAAGGGCGACACCGTCGACGTCTTCGTCAAGGTGGACCCGCAAAGCCTGAGCAAGGAGTGCCACGAGAACAACAACGCCGCGCTCTACCGCGGCGTCGCCTGCGGCGCCGTCCCGAAGTGA
- a CDS encoding M1 family aminopeptidase, with translation MRRFASLAVCSLVLGCSSCDRSARGPKSGYDATPLLESLRPSEAGRAEKQLATPLDALPYYALELKVAQDLKSFELKETLYFRNTGSEPLSDVGLRLYVNATRPTPLVTLKQGSCLDGLSCTVQPHGGSALVLKLKEPLAPGKSLRAELQLSGTLTHIEPSRTSMLSQSLESMQRMRSGKGAGDYGLLAEGDGIASFAAFYPVLARRTGDAWELEDQSSLGDLAASGLSHVSLELELPENVEVASSGHVKQTKTLDANRKRLSIRAGMVRDVALLMSADFKHESRAVGDVTVRSHFLARDAKAGRKVLDAAEHSLRVFEKRFGPYPYRDLDVVEAPLVGGAGGVEFSGLVTVASMFYRPRLADGSLGMLTKLLGGPNQAELEQMTEGILEFVTAHEVAHQYFPGLVGSDIRKHPYADEAMAQWAAMLYFEDRYGKARAEDEGKRQVLANYHMMRLMEEPDAAVDRPVDAFGSELAYAGLVYGKGPYYFAALRKTVGDAAFFRALRTHVDTHRYREAPPRALSAALAKSGDKAAVDALTRRWLDEHHGDADLGGPDLKLLLGAWLGPEMSKEISPEMEMALKLMLKLMTGKGGGGDLGGLLDGLLGGAMKGD, from the coding sequence ATGCGACGCTTCGCAAGTCTTGCCGTTTGCTCGCTCGTCCTCGGCTGCTCCAGTTGCGACCGCAGCGCCCGCGGTCCGAAGTCCGGGTACGACGCCACGCCACTGCTGGAGTCCTTGCGGCCGAGTGAAGCGGGTCGTGCAGAAAAACAGCTAGCAACGCCCCTCGACGCCCTGCCCTACTACGCGCTGGAGCTGAAGGTCGCCCAGGATCTCAAGAGCTTCGAACTGAAGGAGACGCTGTACTTCCGTAACACCGGCAGCGAGCCCCTGTCCGACGTCGGCCTGCGCCTTTACGTCAACGCCACGCGCCCCACGCCCTTGGTCACGCTAAAACAAGGCAGCTGTCTCGACGGCCTGAGCTGCACCGTGCAGCCCCACGGGGGCAGCGCCCTGGTCCTGAAGCTGAAGGAGCCGCTTGCCCCCGGCAAGTCCTTGCGCGCCGAGCTGCAGCTCAGTGGAACGCTGACCCACATCGAGCCCTCCCGCACCAGCATGCTTTCGCAGAGCCTCGAGTCGATGCAGCGTATGCGCTCCGGCAAGGGCGCAGGCGACTACGGTCTTTTGGCCGAGGGCGACGGCATCGCCTCCTTCGCCGCGTTCTACCCGGTGCTGGCGAGGCGAACGGGCGACGCCTGGGAACTCGAAGATCAAAGCTCCCTGGGTGACCTGGCGGCATCCGGTTTGAGCCACGTCTCCCTCGAGCTCGAGCTACCCGAGAACGTGGAAGTCGCGAGCAGCGGTCACGTCAAACAAACGAAGACTCTGGACGCGAATCGCAAGCGACTCAGCATCCGCGCCGGGATGGTGCGCGACGTGGCTTTGTTGATGAGCGCGGACTTCAAGCACGAGTCCCGCGCCGTCGGCGACGTCACCGTGCGCTCCCACTTCCTGGCTCGTGACGCCAAGGCCGGAAGAAAAGTCCTCGACGCCGCCGAGCACTCCCTTCGCGTATTCGAGAAGCGCTTTGGTCCCTACCCCTATCGAGACCTGGACGTGGTGGAGGCGCCCCTGGTCGGCGGAGCGGGCGGCGTCGAGTTCAGCGGGCTGGTAACCGTGGCCAGCATGTTCTACCGCCCACGCCTCGCCGACGGCAGTCTGGGCATGCTGACCAAGCTCCTGGGCGGACCCAATCAGGCGGAACTCGAGCAGATGACGGAGGGGATCCTGGAGTTCGTCACCGCTCACGAAGTGGCCCATCAGTATTTCCCCGGCCTGGTCGGCAGTGACATCCGCAAACATCCCTATGCTGACGAGGCCATGGCGCAGTGGGCGGCCATGCTCTACTTCGAGGATCGCTACGGCAAAGCTCGCGCCGAAGACGAAGGCAAACGTCAGGTGCTCGCGAACTACCACATGATGCGCTTGATGGAGGAGCCGGACGCCGCCGTCGATCGCCCGGTAGACGCCTTCGGCTCCGAGCTCGCCTATGCAGGCTTGGTCTACGGCAAGGGGCCCTATTATTTCGCGGCGCTACGCAAGACCGTCGGCGATGCAGCCTTCTTCCGCGCGCTTCGGACCCACGTCGACACGCACCGCTACCGCGAGGCCCCACCTCGCGCTCTGAGCGCGGCTCTCGCAAAGAGCGGTGACAAGGCCGCGGTCGACGCCCTGACGCGCCGCTGGCTCGACGAGCATCACGGCGACGCGGACTTGGGTGGCCCTGACCTCAAGCTGCTTCTCGGTGCTTGGCTCGGTCCTGAAATGAGCAAAGAAATCAGTCCCGAAATGGAGATGGCTTTGAAACTCATGCTCAAGCTGATGACCGGCAAAGGCGGTGGGGGCGATCTCGGAGGACTGCTCGACGGACTCCTCGGCGGCGCGATGAAGGGCGACTGA
- a CDS encoding FAD-binding oxidoreductase → MTSVTTQDGKAPSDADVVIVGGGIMGLSIAYHLAKDHGLKRVVVAEASYLCSGASGRNGGGIRAQWSTTTNIVLMQESLRLCRDFAREHRINTWFRQGGYLFLARSPTRQQGLEHSVKLQNENGVRTRLLTPAQAQKIVPQLATEGLLAASYNPDDAVVFPWPFVWGYAEGAARLGVTVMPFTRVTGIELSAGAVSAVHTSRGMIRTQRVVNAAGAHSPSVAALVGVQLPNHPHRHEICSSEPLKPWLGPLVADLDSGLYFSQSTRGEIVGGVTNAKVPAGENQDSSHRFLSLYSRALLRTCPILGQVKVLRQWAGLYDITPDQNPIIGSVDEVAGFYLACGFMGHGFMMAPVMGKRLAEHVATGGRSELFDAWNLRRYREGKLLSEGMIIG, encoded by the coding sequence GTGACTTCAGTGACGACCCAGGACGGCAAGGCTCCGAGCGATGCCGACGTCGTGATCGTCGGTGGCGGCATCATGGGCCTCAGCATCGCCTATCATTTGGCGAAGGATCACGGTCTGAAGCGCGTCGTCGTGGCGGAGGCTTCCTATCTGTGCAGCGGCGCCAGCGGCCGCAATGGCGGCGGGATCCGCGCGCAGTGGTCGACGACGACCAACATCGTGCTGATGCAAGAGTCCCTCCGCCTGTGTCGCGACTTTGCCCGTGAACACAGAATCAACACCTGGTTTCGTCAGGGCGGCTATCTGTTCTTGGCGCGCTCACCGACCCGACAGCAGGGCCTCGAGCACAGCGTGAAGCTGCAGAACGAAAACGGCGTGCGCACTCGCCTGCTCACTCCGGCCCAGGCCCAGAAGATCGTGCCCCAGCTGGCGACCGAGGGCCTGCTCGCGGCGAGCTACAACCCCGACGACGCCGTCGTGTTTCCCTGGCCCTTCGTCTGGGGCTACGCCGAGGGCGCGGCTCGACTCGGCGTCACCGTGATGCCCTTCACGCGCGTCACGGGCATAGAGCTCAGCGCGGGCGCCGTCAGCGCCGTGCACACGAGCCGCGGCATGATTCGCACGCAGCGCGTCGTCAACGCGGCGGGAGCCCACAGCCCCTCGGTCGCTGCTCTCGTGGGAGTGCAGCTACCCAACCACCCGCACCGCCACGAAATCTGCTCGAGTGAGCCGCTCAAGCCTTGGCTCGGCCCCCTGGTGGCGGACTTGGATTCGGGTCTGTATTTCTCTCAGTCCACCCGTGGGGAAATCGTAGGCGGCGTGACGAACGCGAAGGTGCCAGCGGGCGAAAACCAGGACAGCAGCCATCGTTTCCTCTCGCTCTACTCGCGTGCCCTTCTGCGCACCTGCCCGATCCTGGGTCAGGTAAAGGTGCTGCGCCAGTGGGCGGGTCTCTACGACATCACGCCGGACCAGAATCCAATCATTGGCAGCGTGGACGAGGTGGCCGGCTTCTACTTGGCCTGCGGCTTCATGGGACACGGCTTCATGATGGCGCCGGTGATGGGAAAGCGCCTCGCCGAGCACGTGGCCACGGGCGGTCGGTCCGAGCTATTCGATGCCTGGAACCTGCGGCGCTATCGCGAAGGCAAGCTGCTGTCCGAGGGCATGATCATCGGCTGA
- a CDS encoding UbiA family prenyltransferase — translation MSERGIGAVAQSGVRYLGACVRGKAPPLGVSPGRFWWELGRALRPHFFFIPAGAALAGAAADGSVDSPLRAGVVTFGAGLGWGVGQLLNDLLDVEADRVDAPHRATVRGLLPTGPTSSVALGLGLLVAGLMAVAAPSALVLLPAAVLLIWIYSNAKRFPAFGNLAHGALVAVAAGFGVLADPGAGGESHGAAPMLAYTGSVAALYLQANYEKDRLGDRAAGYRTLAHVLGVRGSALLRVVASVGLFAIALGQVLPSTGARAVAALGVVAVLLGTIAPLRHDTESASLSGYPWSIHGAACLMFAPTVAVAPIAALIGLGLAVLLTERARRLHENP, via the coding sequence TTGTCGGAACGAGGCATCGGAGCCGTCGCGCAATCTGGAGTGCGCTACTTGGGCGCTTGCGTGCGTGGTAAGGCGCCGCCCCTGGGCGTATCGCCAGGGCGGTTTTGGTGGGAGCTGGGGCGGGCGCTTCGTCCACACTTCTTCTTCATTCCGGCCGGCGCAGCACTGGCCGGTGCAGCGGCGGATGGCAGTGTGGATTCGCCCTTGCGCGCCGGGGTGGTGACCTTCGGAGCGGGCCTCGGCTGGGGCGTGGGTCAACTGCTGAACGATCTGCTCGACGTCGAGGCCGACCGAGTGGACGCGCCCCATCGCGCAACGGTACGCGGTCTTCTGCCGACGGGGCCGACGTCCAGCGTTGCGCTGGGACTGGGGCTACTCGTGGCCGGGCTGATGGCCGTCGCGGCACCCTCCGCGCTGGTGCTCTTGCCCGCGGCGGTGCTGCTGATCTGGATCTACAGCAATGCCAAGCGCTTTCCCGCGTTTGGCAACTTGGCCCATGGCGCCCTGGTTGCGGTCGCAGCCGGCTTTGGCGTGCTCGCCGATCCCGGTGCCGGCGGAGAGAGCCATGGTGCTGCGCCGATGCTGGCGTACACGGGCAGCGTGGCTGCGCTCTATCTGCAAGCGAACTACGAAAAGGACCGCCTCGGAGACCGCGCGGCGGGCTACCGCACGCTGGCGCACGTGCTCGGGGTGCGGGGCAGCGCCTTGTTGCGCGTGGTCGCCAGCGTCGGGCTCTTCGCCATCGCGCTGGGCCAGGTTCTGCCTTCGACCGGGGCCCGCGCCGTCGCGGCCCTCGGTGTCGTGGCGGTCTTGCTGGGCACGATCGCGCCCCTGCGTCACGACACCGAGAGCGCGTCGCTGAGCGGGTATCCTTGGTCGATCCACGGCGCAGCGTGCCTGATGTTTGCGCCAACCGTGGCGGTGGCGCCGATCGCCGCGCTGATTGGGCTCGGGCTGGCGGTTCTACTCACGGAGCGCGCACGACGTCTTCATGAGAATCCGTGA
- a CDS encoding ArsA-related P-loop ATPase produces the protein MSTRLWTVVGGGGVGKTTTSAALGMCLARAGRRTLVVTVDPARRLADALGVRLDVRATRVCVDGVELEARMPDARASVDHFVDWLWLDPAARDRVRANPMYQELGNALAGVHEMVSLAVVENDLASGRFDDVVLDTAPSRHALELFDYPAKLVKMLDERTLRFMIGLSRLAGAALEERPDESRLFSWGKRRAGSLVSQLVGQTAIVNIAALFVELETARERWLALVENVERRLAHPSTRYVVIAAPSGAALDDAAYLSAELLRRRLKPSALLLNRTRMTPTAWPALGAGDPLAPLIDLLAKEERQAVKQAQLALERVQSLPGAKRIIHTLPAVDDVDPARVLSTLSGCLAQQPWVLAP, from the coding sequence ATGAGCACACGGCTGTGGACCGTGGTGGGCGGAGGCGGCGTCGGCAAGACTACGACCAGTGCGGCGCTGGGCATGTGCCTGGCGCGCGCAGGCCGACGCACCCTCGTGGTCACCGTCGACCCCGCGCGACGCTTGGCCGACGCGCTCGGCGTCCGTCTGGACGTGCGCGCGACGCGGGTGTGCGTGGACGGCGTGGAACTCGAGGCGCGCATGCCTGACGCTCGCGCCAGCGTGGACCATTTCGTGGACTGGCTCTGGCTCGACCCCGCCGCACGCGATCGCGTGCGGGCCAACCCCATGTACCAGGAACTCGGCAACGCCCTCGCGGGTGTTCACGAGATGGTCAGCCTGGCAGTGGTGGAGAACGACCTAGCCAGTGGACGCTTCGACGACGTCGTCCTCGACACCGCGCCCTCGCGCCACGCTCTCGAGCTCTTCGACTACCCTGCGAAGTTGGTCAAGATGCTCGACGAACGCACCCTGCGTTTCATGATCGGGCTGTCGCGATTGGCCGGCGCCGCTCTGGAAGAGCGCCCCGACGAGAGCCGACTGTTCTCCTGGGGCAAGCGTCGGGCCGGCTCCCTGGTCAGTCAGCTGGTGGGTCAGACCGCGATCGTCAACATCGCTGCGCTCTTCGTGGAACTGGAAACAGCGCGCGAACGTTGGCTCGCCTTGGTCGAGAACGTGGAGCGACGACTCGCGCACCCCAGCACGCGCTACGTGGTGATCGCCGCTCCCTCCGGCGCTGCCCTCGACGACGCGGCGTATCTGAGTGCCGAGCTCTTGCGCCGCCGTTTGAAGCCCAGCGCACTGTTGCTGAATCGAACACGGATGACGCCAACCGCCTGGCCCGCCCTCGGCGCCGGCGATCCCCTCGCACCGCTGATCGATCTGCTGGCGAAGGAAGAGAGGCAAGCGGTGAAGCAGGCGCAACTAGCCCTCGAGCGCGTGCAGAGTCTTCCCGGGGCCAAACGCATCATTCACACCCTGCCGGCGGTCGACGACGTCGACCCCGCGCGTGTGCTTTCGACCCTCAGCGGCTGCTTGGCGCAACAGCCCTGGGTCTTGGCGCCCTGA
- a CDS encoding ArsA-related P-loop ATPase, with protein sequence MSSARIEFVTGKGGVGKTTIAAALALSAAKHRGRALLVQVEDGRAAVRTLGDARDVHVVTVTHKQAMQDAITRMLYARILAKAIVNQRSVARLLDTVPAIRELVVLEAVRALAEANPDAGIVVDLPATGHAVDFLRVPAAAKRFLQHGPAARMCDEILEQVLTPSQCRIVVVSTFEPVVARETRELCQRLKDDLGLSAKLIVMNRTPAALPPAAADALVAAAASPELAEVLVRARSRIAAWQEAEESRRVLGGFAPVTLVPDFGLDPTAAEVAQELAR encoded by the coding sequence GTGAGCAGTGCGCGTATCGAGTTCGTGACCGGCAAGGGCGGTGTGGGCAAGACCACGATCGCGGCGGCGCTGGCACTCTCCGCTGCCAAGCACCGAGGTCGCGCGCTGTTGGTCCAGGTCGAGGACGGCCGCGCTGCCGTTCGCACCCTCGGCGATGCTCGGGACGTCCACGTGGTCACGGTGACCCACAAACAAGCGATGCAAGATGCCATCACGCGCATGCTGTACGCGCGGATCCTGGCCAAGGCGATCGTGAACCAACGCAGTGTCGCCCGTCTGCTGGACACGGTCCCAGCGATTCGCGAGCTGGTGGTTCTCGAGGCCGTGCGCGCCCTTGCCGAGGCGAACCCAGACGCCGGAATCGTGGTGGATCTACCGGCGACGGGTCACGCCGTGGATTTCCTGCGGGTTCCGGCTGCGGCCAAACGCTTCTTGCAGCACGGACCGGCGGCACGCATGTGCGACGAGATCCTGGAGCAGGTGCTCACCCCCAGCCAGTGCCGCATCGTCGTCGTCAGCACCTTCGAACCGGTGGTGGCCCGTGAGACTCGCGAACTCTGTCAGCGCTTGAAGGACGACTTGGGCCTGTCTGCGAAGCTGATCGTCATGAACCGCACGCCCGCGGCGCTGCCCCCCGCCGCCGCGGACGCCCTGGTCGCCGCCGCGGCCTCTCCCGAACTCGCTGAGGTACTGGTTCGTGCGCGCTCGCGCATCGCGGCCTGGCAAGAAGCCGAAGAGTCGCGGCGCGTGCTCGGTGGCTTCGCTCCGGTCACCCTCGTGCCAGACTTCGGGCTCGATCCCACCGCCGCCGAGGTTGCTCAGGAGCTGGCACGATGA
- a CDS encoding haloacid dehalogenase-like hydrolase, with the protein MSARVVLLDIDGTLLDCGGAGRAAMQRAVAQHTGRDDVLSFRFGGLTDRLIVRKALQCASAEVSEERIDAVLEVYLALLPDALAGTAAFRTLPGATELVTELARVSGVALGLGTGNVEGGARLKLERAGLWQFFTFGGFGNDHESRDELLRAGARRGAAQLGVDAAALVVVGDTPHDVAAAHAIDAMAVAVSSGGYDAAALQAAGADLVVERLDDPRLRALLFAREHRP; encoded by the coding sequence GTGAGCGCCCGTGTGGTTCTGCTGGACATCGACGGAACCCTGCTCGACTGCGGGGGCGCCGGGCGAGCCGCGATGCAGCGGGCCGTCGCGCAACACACGGGACGCGACGACGTCCTGTCCTTCCGCTTCGGGGGGCTCACGGATCGGCTCATCGTGCGCAAGGCGCTGCAATGCGCGAGCGCAGAGGTCAGCGAGGAGCGAATCGACGCCGTGCTGGAGGTCTATCTCGCACTCTTGCCTGACGCCCTGGCCGGGACTGCGGCCTTTCGAACCTTGCCTGGCGCTACCGAGTTGGTGACGGAGCTGGCTCGCGTGAGCGGCGTGGCCCTCGGCCTGGGAACGGGCAACGTCGAGGGCGGCGCGCGCCTCAAGCTGGAGCGTGCTGGACTGTGGCAGTTCTTTACCTTCGGTGGATTCGGCAACGATCACGAGTCCCGCGACGAACTCTTGCGTGCCGGTGCGCGCCGTGGCGCTGCGCAGCTGGGGGTCGACGCAGCGGCACTCGTCGTCGTCGGTGATACGCCTCACGACGTCGCCGCTGCCCACGCCATCGACGCGATGGCGGTCGCCGTCAGCAGCGGAGGCTACGACGCCGCCGCGCTCCAAGCCGCCGGCGCCGATCTGGTCGTGGAGCGCCTGGACGATCCGCGGCTGAGAGCTTTGCTTTTCGCTCGGGAGCACCGGCCCTAG